One Sporomusaceae bacterium ACPt DNA window includes the following coding sequences:
- the cobD_1 gene encoding Cobalamin biosynthesis protein CobD, which produces MEEYLVLGAVVIDRIVGDPRSSLHPVVVVGNYIAWLEGRLLDAKHSPRRKKLAGAALAAIVLSTVFTISWTALAALQAVHPWAAYIGGALLLSFAISPRSLAEAGREIAGYLNTGNMEQARYKVGWIVGRDTANLDTAEVTRATVETVAENIVDGIISPLFYAVIGGVPLACLYRAVNTLDSMVGYKNEKYRDFGMVAARVDDVFNYIPARITGLLIVIAALLLGRDAGGALAAIRRDAAKHPSPNSGITEAGVAGALGVRLGGLNYYGGVASFRAHMGDDKVQLSPIHIEQTIQIMYLVTTLFIAAAFMYKWLLLQP; this is translated from the coding sequence ATGGAAGAATATTTGGTGTTAGGCGCAGTGGTCATTGACCGCATAGTTGGCGACCCGCGTTCATCACTGCACCCGGTAGTTGTTGTCGGTAATTATATTGCCTGGCTGGAAGGGCGCCTTTTGGATGCCAAACATTCGCCAAGGCGCAAGAAACTGGCAGGAGCGGCGTTGGCTGCTATTGTGCTGTCAACAGTATTCACCATATCCTGGACGGCACTGGCGGCATTACAGGCTGTTCATCCTTGGGCGGCTTATATTGGCGGGGCGCTATTACTGTCATTTGCTATTTCGCCACGCAGCTTGGCTGAGGCCGGGCGCGAGATTGCCGGCTATCTTAATACCGGCAATATGGAACAGGCCAGGTATAAGGTGGGGTGGATTGTCGGGCGTGATACCGCCAACCTTGATACTGCCGAGGTTACCCGGGCAACTGTTGAGACGGTGGCTGAAAATATTGTTGACGGTATTATATCGCCGTTGTTTTATGCCGTGATCGGCGGTGTGCCGTTGGCATGCCTATACCGGGCAGTGAACACGCTGGACTCAATGGTTGGCTATAAAAATGAAAAATACCGGGATTTCGGTATGGTAGCCGCCCGGGTTGATGATGTATTCAACTATATCCCTGCCAGAATTACCGGCCTGTTAATCGTTATTGCCGCCTTGCTGCTTGGACGTGACGCCGGCGGTGCGTTAGCGGCAATCAGGCGGGATGCTGCCAAACACCCCAGTCCTAACAGCGGTATTACCGAGGCTGGTGTAGCCGGAGCATTGGGCGTTAGACTGGGTGGCCTCAATTATTACGGTGGCGTGGCATCTTTCCGGGCGCATATGGGGGATGACAAAGTCCAGCTCAGTCCTATTCATATTGAACAGACCATTCAGATCATGTATCTGGTTACCACACTTTTTATTGCAGCGGCATTTATGTATAAATGGCTGTTATTGCAGCCTTAA
- the cobU gene encoding Bifunctional adenosylcobalamin biosynthesis protein CobU: MAGKIILVTGGARSGKSVFAERYAARGGRKVAYIATAQIYDDEMKERVALHRQRRPANWPTFEAPYNAEQAMAQAVRCADAVLFDCLTLYTSNLLLAPDAPPDWEERRRFVLDKIAKLLASARQECADVIFVTNEVGLGIVPDNALAREYRDVAGLINQQVAACADEVYLVVCGLAVELKKLAVNLGEGDFNG; this comes from the coding sequence ATGGCCGGGAAGATAATTTTAGTTACTGGTGGCGCCCGCAGCGGCAAAAGTGTGTTTGCCGAACGGTATGCCGCTCGGGGGGGCCGGAAAGTGGCCTATATTGCCACTGCGCAAATATATGATGACGAGATGAAAGAGCGGGTCGCGTTGCACCGGCAGCGGCGTCCAGCCAATTGGCCGACATTTGAAGCACCCTACAATGCTGAACAGGCGATGGCCCAGGCTGTCCGGTGCGCCGATGCCGTATTGTTTGACTGTCTGACACTGTATACCAGCAACCTGTTACTTGCGCCTGATGCGCCGCCCGACTGGGAAGAACGCCGACGGTTTGTGCTTGACAAAATTGCCAAGCTGCTGGCCAGTGCCCGGCAAGAATGCGCAGATGTAATTTTTGTTACCAATGAAGTTGGCTTAGGGATTGTGCCTGATAACGCGCTGGCACGGGAGTATCGCGATGTGGCCGGACTTATCAACCAGCAGGTGGCGGCATGTGCGGACGAAGTATATCTGGTGGTATGTGGCCTGGCGGTTGAACTAAAGAAACTGGCCGTTAACCTGGGGGAGGGTGATTTTAATGGCTAA
- the pduX gene encoding L-threonine kinase: MTIKVKAPGSCGELVQGTINGVNFLITCPIDWYSEVSVIHAGGMTLTKPKTAAAVAKTFEYLNVLGNFGLAVESDLPVGKGMASSSADISAACQAVAVAATGKRLSCDEIADIALQIEPTDGIFYPGIIMIDHVRGKIRRQLGAPPPINILVFDVGGQVDTLAFNRREDLARLNQAKEPQIANAVELVVKGLQTGDARLIGQGATLSAIANQPILYKPCLDMVINISRDFGAVGVCVAHSGTVLGIMFSAAAASGQEACLKEIYRTCPEVAYLRTVQLIAGGLIITGDDGSER; this comes from the coding sequence ATGACAATAAAGGTAAAAGCGCCTGGCTCATGCGGTGAACTGGTGCAGGGCACAATAAATGGGGTTAACTTTTTAATTACCTGCCCTATTGATTGGTATTCCGAGGTCTCAGTGATCCATGCCGGGGGTATGACGCTTACAAAACCCAAAACAGCGGCGGCTGTTGCGAAAACATTCGAATATCTAAATGTTTTGGGGAACTTTGGTTTAGCCGTGGAATCCGATTTGCCTGTAGGCAAAGGCATGGCTTCCAGCAGTGCAGACATTAGCGCCGCCTGCCAAGCGGTAGCGGTGGCAGCAACAGGCAAACGGTTGTCTTGTGATGAAATTGCCGATATTGCCTTACAAATTGAACCGACTGACGGTATTTTTTATCCGGGAATTATCATGATTGACCATGTGCGCGGCAAAATCCGCCGGCAACTAGGAGCGCCGCCGCCGATAAATATCCTGGTATTTGATGTTGGCGGTCAAGTAGACACATTGGCGTTTAACAGACGTGAAGATCTGGCGCGCCTAAACCAAGCAAAAGAACCGCAAATAGCTAACGCTGTCGAGCTGGTAGTAAAAGGTCTTCAGACCGGAGATGCCCGGCTGATTGGTCAGGGAGCTACGCTGAGCGCCATAGCCAATCAACCAATATTATATAAACCCTGCCTTGACATGGTGATAAATATCAGTAGGGATTTCGGGGCGGTAGGCGTTTGTGTTGCCCATAGCGGCACGGTGCTGGGCATAATGTTCAGTGCGGCGGCTGCATCTGGTCAGGAAGCTTGCCTTAAGGAGATATACAGAACCTGCCCGGAAGTTGCTTATTTACGAACTGTGCAGCTTATTGCCGGCGGACTTATAATAACAGGAGATGATGGCAGTGAGCGCTGA
- the cbiJ gene encoding Cobalt-precorrin-6A reductase, with amino-acid sequence MILVLAGTLDGRELAMRLAASGYDVLVSVVSDYGRSLADAPGITVHTGQLDLNGLRELITSRSIKAVVDASHPYAVNVSLNAMAACAASCAKYIRYERDEVITPAYDRLYRAGDAAEAAKLAAGLGKVIFLTTGSRTLKIFKTEPLLTGCRLIARVLPQPDVLAECIALGFSPGDIVAVKGPFSHQLNVALFTEYAAEVIVTKNSGTVGGADTKISAAVELGLPLVVIGRPDVEYRNLCRTQEAVLALLT; translated from the coding sequence ATGATTTTAGTGCTGGCCGGGACGTTGGATGGCCGGGAATTGGCTATGCGCCTGGCTGCAAGCGGCTATGATGTGCTGGTATCGGTAGTCAGCGATTATGGCCGAAGTCTGGCTGATGCGCCCGGTATTACCGTACATACCGGGCAGCTTGATCTAAATGGCCTGCGGGAGCTAATAACCTCCCGGTCAATTAAAGCGGTAGTTGACGCCAGTCATCCCTACGCTGTCAATGTCTCATTAAACGCCATGGCGGCATGTGCAGCGAGCTGTGCCAAGTATATACGCTATGAACGGGATGAAGTCATAACTCCTGCTTATGACCGGTTATATCGGGCCGGTGATGCTGCGGAAGCGGCCAAGCTGGCCGCCGGTCTGGGCAAGGTTATATTTCTGACTACCGGCAGCCGCACGCTTAAAATATTTAAAACCGAACCGTTACTAACCGGCTGCCGCCTAATTGCCAGGGTGCTGCCGCAACCTGACGTGCTTGCCGAGTGCATCGCATTGGGCTTTAGTCCCGGTGATATTGTGGCGGTCAAGGGACCATTTTCGCACCAACTCAATGTGGCTTTGTTTACAGAGTATGCCGCTGAGGTCATTGTAACCAAAAACAGCGGTACAGTAGGCGGTGCTGATACTAAAATATCGGCTGCTGTGGAATTGGGTTTGCCGCTGGTCGTTATTGGCCGACCGGATGTTGAGTACAGGAATTTGTGCCGGACTCAAGAAGCTGTATTAGCGTTGCTTACATAA
- the cobD_2 gene encoding Threonine-phosphate decarboxylase — MSADSQVDNFIHGGNVHAWAREHGGSLTSILDYSANINPLGLADSVREAITQAMDHVIHYPDARAVALKAAISNYYQVDVEQITAGNGAVELLYVLTNTLRPKRVLIPAPAFSEYERAARAAGAEIEYAYLLPENNFAVDVSLITRRFNAVDMVFIGNPNNPTGTLLTNRQLECVLAEARKTGVMVVVDESFMDFIVGDQAYTCRPLLKQYNNLVVLHSLTKFYAIPGLRLGFALCAPELADRLHAAKDPWNVNLLAQAAGVAALADKEYQLRGRELINLEKNLLYASLKTLPGLKPFSPSVNYILIDISGTGRTAGMLRQQLGQHNILIRDCGNYPGLSPYYMRVAVKLPGQNKILLNVLDQVLR; from the coding sequence GTGAGCGCTGATAGCCAGGTTGATAATTTTATTCACGGCGGTAATGTGCATGCCTGGGCGCGGGAGCATGGGGGCTCTTTGACAAGTATACTTGACTACAGCGCCAATATTAATCCGCTTGGTTTGGCTGACAGTGTGCGGGAGGCCATAACCCAGGCTATGGATCATGTTATTCATTATCCGGATGCCCGGGCGGTGGCGTTAAAAGCAGCTATAAGCAATTATTATCAGGTGGATGTTGAGCAAATTACCGCCGGTAATGGCGCTGTCGAATTACTCTATGTGCTGACTAACACCCTGAGGCCTAAACGGGTGCTTATTCCGGCGCCTGCTTTTAGCGAATATGAACGGGCGGCCAGAGCAGCGGGTGCTGAGATTGAATACGCGTATTTATTACCAGAAAATAATTTCGCCGTTGACGTAAGCTTAATTACCCGCCGTTTTAACGCTGTCGACATGGTGTTTATCGGCAATCCCAATAATCCGACCGGCACACTGCTAACAAATAGGCAACTTGAGTGTGTACTGGCGGAGGCGCGCAAAACCGGGGTAATGGTCGTTGTTGATGAGTCTTTTATGGACTTTATTGTTGGTGACCAGGCGTATACTTGCCGGCCGCTGCTCAAACAATATAATAATCTGGTAGTGCTGCATTCTCTTACCAAGTTTTATGCTATTCCCGGGCTTAGATTGGGATTTGCTCTTTGTGCTCCTGAATTGGCCGATAGGCTGCATGCTGCTAAAGATCCGTGGAATGTTAATTTGCTGGCGCAAGCTGCCGGAGTGGCGGCTTTAGCTGATAAAGAGTATCAGCTAAGAGGCCGTGAATTAATAAATCTGGAGAAAAATTTGTTGTACGCCAGCTTAAAAACTCTGCCTGGATTAAAACCATTTTCGCCGTCGGTTAACTATATATTAATAGATATTAGCGGGACTGGACGCACCGCAGGGATGTTGCGGCAGCAATTAGGACAACATAACATTTTGATTCGCGACTGCGGCAACTATCCCGGACTTTCCCCTTATTACATGCGGGTAGCTGTCAAGCTGCCGGGACAAAACAAGATCCTGCTTAATGTGTTGGATCAGGTATTGAGGTGA
- the cobS gene encoding Adenosylcobinamide-GDP ribazoletransferase has translation MKDFFTGLQFLTRIRVIKQTEWSPESFGRSVKYFTLIGTVIGLILAGLNYVLSQFFPQHVLAAIIVVAEIVLTGGLHCDGLMDTADGVFSGRSRERMLEIMKDSRVGANGVVAFGILLLLKYSLIVDMTPTMLPAALVVMPVAGRMAMVISITSFPYARPDGMGKAFAQYAGRTTLVIAAVIALLIVASLGIQASVSAGAAVLMGVLAARYLTNVLGGLTGDTYGAVTELTELAALLIFVI, from the coding sequence ATGAAGGATTTTTTTACCGGATTGCAGTTTCTTACCCGCATTCGGGTTATCAAGCAAACCGAATGGTCTCCCGAAAGCTTTGGACGCAGCGTAAAATACTTTACGCTGATTGGGACCGTTATTGGTCTGATTCTGGCCGGACTTAATTATGTACTGAGTCAGTTTTTTCCGCAGCATGTGTTGGCTGCCATCATCGTCGTGGCTGAGATCGTACTGACAGGCGGTTTGCACTGTGACGGCCTCATGGATACTGCCGATGGCGTGTTCTCAGGGCGGTCCCGGGAACGGATGCTGGAAATTATGAAAGATAGCCGGGTGGGCGCTAACGGTGTGGTAGCCTTTGGTATACTGCTATTGCTTAAGTACTCGCTTATTGTTGATATGACACCAACCATGCTGCCTGCTGCGCTGGTTGTTATGCCGGTAGCAGGTCGCATGGCTATGGTTATTAGTATTACATCTTTCCCTTATGCACGGCCTGACGGCATGGGCAAAGCTTTTGCTCAATACGCCGGCCGCACTACCCTGGTGATTGCTGCTGTTATTGCCCTCTTAATTGTTGCTTCGCTTGGAATTCAGGCGTCAGTCAGTGCCGGTGCGGCCGTCCTGATGGGGGTATTGGCTGCCCGCTATTTGACTAATGTTCTGGGGGGGCTAACCGGTGATACCTATGGCGCAGTTACTGAATTGACAGAACTGGCAGCATTGCTAATATTTGTTATTTAA
- the cbiC_2 gene encoding Cobalt-precorrin-8 methylmutase encodes MEYIKDPMAIEKRSMEIIAPYLAGFNLDEQAVKVYSRIIHAAGDPDYANIIKIHPQAIEAGLNALKAGCDIFCDVEMVRTGINKRRLAEFGGQAYCLVADETVAEEAKAARITRSMAAMRRFGAKLNGSIVAIGNAPTALFEVLKMIKEDHIKPALIVGVPVGFVGAAESKELLHNTSPVPYITVLGNKGGSPIAAASVNAVMYMLGR; translated from the coding sequence ATGGAGTATATAAAGGATCCTATGGCTATTGAGAAGCGCAGCATGGAAATCATCGCGCCGTATTTGGCCGGGTTTAACTTAGACGAACAGGCTGTAAAGGTTTATTCACGCATCATTCATGCCGCCGGAGACCCGGATTATGCCAATATCATCAAAATTCATCCTCAGGCTATTGAAGCCGGGCTTAACGCGCTTAAAGCCGGATGTGACATCTTTTGTGATGTGGAAATGGTGCGCACCGGCATTAACAAGCGTCGGTTGGCCGAATTTGGCGGGCAGGCTTACTGCTTGGTTGCTGACGAAACAGTGGCTGAGGAAGCAAAGGCGGCTAGGATTACCCGGTCGATGGCGGCTATGCGCAGATTTGGCGCTAAGCTCAACGGGTCAATTGTTGCTATTGGTAATGCGCCGACAGCATTGTTTGAAGTCTTGAAAATGATCAAAGAAGATCATATTAAACCGGCGTTAATTGTGGGTGTACCGGTAGGTTTTGTCGGTGCTGCCGAATCCAAAGAACTGCTACATAACACTTCGCCTGTCCCTTACATTACCGTGTTGGGAAATAAAGGCGGCAGCCCGATTGCGGCGGCTTCTGTCAACGCGGTAATGTACATGCTGGGCCGTTAA
- the pspA gene encoding Phosphoserine phosphatase 1, translating into MTRLILVRHGETLWNLERKYQGHSDIALTDKGLRQAKLVAERLNGEKVDAVYASDLSRALKTAECIAARHNLTVNVVPELREIKFGEWEGLNYEQITERWPGLLGKLWSTPDEIQIPGGETFHQLKERAYTAIKKIVDTHPGQTVVVVAHGGTIGTILCAMLDIHLNHVWSIRQDNTAVNIIDYYDGRPVINLINCVRHLVD; encoded by the coding sequence ATGACCAGACTGATATTAGTGCGCCACGGTGAAACATTATGGAATTTGGAACGAAAATACCAGGGACATAGCGATATTGCTTTGACAGATAAGGGACTGCGGCAAGCTAAATTGGTGGCAGAACGTCTTAACGGGGAAAAGGTGGATGCCGTCTATGCCAGTGACTTGTCCCGCGCTCTTAAGACGGCCGAATGTATTGCCGCCAGGCATAACCTGACAGTAAATGTTGTACCTGAACTCAGGGAAATAAAGTTTGGCGAGTGGGAAGGTCTTAATTATGAACAAATAACTGAGCGCTGGCCGGGTTTGCTGGGCAAACTGTGGTCCACTCCTGATGAAATACAAATCCCCGGCGGTGAGACTTTCCATCAGTTGAAAGAGCGGGCTTACACCGCCATCAAAAAGATCGTGGATACTCATCCGGGGCAAACAGTAGTGGTGGTAGCTCATGGTGGTACTATTGGAACCATTTTGTGTGCTATGCTTGACATTCATTTGAACCATGTGTGGAGTATCAGGCAAGATAATACGGCTGTTAATATCATTGATTATTATGATGGCCGGCCAGTAATAAATCTGATCAACTGCGTCCGTCATTTAGTGGATTAA
- the cbiA gene encoding Cobyrinate a,c-diamide synthase — protein sequence MGEVNIPRVVIAGVSSGVGKTTIVTGLLVALAERGLKVQSYKVGPDYIDPGFHRLASGKSAHNLDTWLVPPETLSEIFTDTAAGNDIAVIEGVMGLYDGGRSGVSSTAAVAKLLKAPVVLVIDAKSMGESVAAIAFGFKMYDPEVNLAGVIVNRLGSEGHRLMVCEALDKLGIPVIGAVSRNSELMMPERHLGLTPVTEHDAAAAVAGMGRQVREQVAIDELLALAKTAEPLAKRPAPASNSRQVKVRIGIAHDDVFTFYYPSSLDVLTEYGAEIVPFSPLKDKKLPAVDGVVLGGGFPEMFVQELSANRSMRKDILEAARQGMPMYAECGGLMYLSRQIVDFNGLAYDMAGVIPAVCQMQSKLETVGYVETTALTDNVLCTSGETLRGHEFHFSRMIPDVHPEEFPWGFEFKKMRTGVKYLGGYACGSVLASYLHMHFAGNRPAARRFVERCVRYRLLLNGAGR from the coding sequence ATGGGCGAAGTAAATATTCCCCGGGTGGTTATTGCCGGGGTTAGCAGCGGGGTTGGCAAAACTACTATTGTTACCGGTCTGCTTGTGGCTTTAGCCGAGCGCGGACTCAAAGTGCAATCATATAAAGTTGGTCCTGACTATATTGACCCGGGCTTTCACCGTCTGGCCAGTGGCAAGAGTGCTCACAACCTTGATACCTGGCTGGTGCCGCCGGAGACTCTGAGCGAAATATTTACTGATACGGCGGCAGGTAATGATATAGCTGTTATTGAAGGTGTTATGGGCTTGTATGACGGCGGGCGTTCCGGTGTCAGCAGCACGGCGGCCGTTGCCAAATTGCTAAAGGCTCCGGTAGTTTTGGTTATTGATGCGAAATCGATGGGTGAGAGTGTTGCTGCCATAGCTTTCGGATTTAAAATGTATGACCCGGAAGTTAATCTGGCCGGAGTTATTGTTAACAGGCTGGGTTCTGAGGGCCACCGCCTGATGGTATGTGAGGCCCTGGACAAGCTGGGGATTCCGGTAATTGGCGCTGTTTCCCGGAATAGTGAGCTTATGATGCCGGAACGGCATCTCGGCCTTACGCCTGTTACCGAGCATGATGCAGCGGCTGCTGTTGCCGGGATGGGACGGCAAGTGCGTGAGCAAGTCGCTATCGATGAATTGCTGGCGCTGGCAAAAACAGCCGAACCGCTTGCCAAACGCCCGGCTCCCGCAAGTAACAGCCGGCAGGTTAAGGTTCGCATCGGCATAGCTCATGACGATGTATTCACCTTTTATTATCCTTCAAGTCTTGATGTTTTGACTGAATACGGCGCTGAGATTGTTCCATTCAGCCCGCTTAAAGATAAAAAATTACCCGCAGTGGACGGAGTAGTCCTGGGTGGAGGTTTTCCCGAAATGTTTGTCCAGGAATTGTCGGCCAATAGATCAATGCGGAAAGATATCCTGGAGGCGGCAAGGCAGGGAATGCCTATGTACGCTGAGTGCGGCGGCTTGATGTATTTGTCGCGGCAGATCGTAGATTTTAATGGCCTGGCCTATGATATGGCGGGCGTTATCCCAGCAGTATGCCAGATGCAGTCCAAACTTGAAACTGTCGGCTATGTGGAAACAACAGCCTTGACTGATAATGTGTTGTGTACCAGCGGGGAAACTTTGCGCGGGCATGAGTTTCATTTCTCCCGGATGATCCCTGATGTACATCCGGAAGAGTTTCCGTGGGGGTTTGAATTTAAGAAAATGCGGACCGGAGTGAAATATCTGGGCGGCTATGCCTGTGGCAGCGTGTTGGCGTCCTATTTACATATGCATTTTGCCGGAAACAGGCCGGCGGCCAGGCGGTTTGTCGAGCGGTGTGTCCGCTATAGGCTCCTGCTTAATGGGGCAGGGAGGTAA
- the ppiB gene encoding Peptidyl-prolyl cis-trans isomerase B, with translation MKKAIIEMDKGKVVIELFEKDAPKTVANFEKLINEGFYDGLKFHRVIKGFVAQGGCPHGTGTGGPGYTIPCETKGNPNKHERGAVSMAHRGPNTGGSQFFIVYEPQPHLDGVHTVFGRVIEGMDVVDQINQGDVMNKVTVVEE, from the coding sequence TTGAAAAAAGCGATTATCGAAATGGATAAAGGTAAAGTTGTTATTGAATTGTTTGAAAAGGATGCACCCAAGACGGTAGCTAACTTTGAGAAGCTTATTAACGAAGGTTTTTATGATGGCCTCAAGTTTCACCGGGTGATTAAAGGCTTTGTTGCTCAGGGCGGCTGTCCGCACGGTACCGGCACCGGTGGCCCCGGGTATACCATTCCGTGTGAGACTAAAGGCAACCCCAATAAGCACGAGCGGGGGGCGGTGTCCATGGCTCATCGCGGCCCTAATACCGGCGGCAGCCAGTTCTTCATCGTATATGAGCCCCAGCCGCATTTAGACGGCGTACATACGGTATTCGGCAGGGTAATTGAAGGTATGGACGTAGTTGACCAAATTAACCAGGGCGATGTAATGAATAAAGTGACTGTTGTTGAGGAATGA
- the cobQ gene encoding Cobyric acid synthase: MAKAIMLQGTSSHVGKSILTTALCRIFKQDGRKVTPFKAQNMALNSYVTKTGGEMGRAQVAQAEAAGLDPAVEMNPVLLKPTGNSCSQVIVMGKPVGNMSAKEYHAGYSLKALDVVTECLQKLHRDFDVIVIEGAGSPAEVNLKANDIVNMRIAKLAPAPVLLIADIDRGGALASVVGTLELLDPDERDLVKGIIINKFRGDINLLKPALDFLEAKTGKPVVGVIPHLDRLGIDDEDSVSLEDKQKVAHTGEIDIAVLRLPKISNFTDFDALASESDVQVRYVRQGEVIGKPDLIILPGSKNTTEDLLYLRQNGYEQELIKLVKSGTPVIGICGGYQMLGREVQDPDHTESNLDKVVGLGLIDSITVFAADKVTHQATATARNHKFLGINYSGDNLTGYEIHMGRTQFMTPVSPAFTITTRSGNDVNMPDGAVSDDGLVMGTYMHGIFDNDGYRRAVLDALRVRKGLAPLGVTQDTQARKEAAYDRLADVVRQSMDMDLVYRIMNGFDGR; this comes from the coding sequence ATGGCTAAAGCAATAATGTTGCAGGGAACAAGTTCTCATGTGGGAAAAAGTATTTTAACTACGGCTTTGTGCCGGATTTTCAAGCAGGACGGCCGGAAAGTAACGCCGTTTAAAGCGCAGAATATGGCGCTTAACTCATATGTGACCAAGACAGGCGGCGAAATGGGCCGCGCTCAGGTAGCCCAGGCCGAGGCCGCCGGTCTTGACCCGGCTGTTGAAATGAATCCGGTATTACTAAAACCGACAGGCAATTCATGTTCGCAAGTAATTGTGATGGGTAAGCCTGTTGGCAACATGTCAGCCAAGGAATATCATGCCGGTTACAGCCTTAAGGCGCTGGACGTAGTAACCGAATGTCTGCAAAAACTGCACCGTGATTTTGATGTAATTGTTATTGAAGGGGCCGGCAGTCCGGCTGAAGTCAATCTCAAAGCCAATGATATTGTCAATATGCGGATTGCCAAACTGGCTCCGGCGCCGGTACTCCTGATTGCCGATATTGACCGGGGCGGCGCGTTAGCTTCCGTGGTTGGTACGCTCGAACTACTCGACCCGGACGAACGCGACTTAGTCAAAGGTATTATTATCAACAAGTTTCGGGGCGATATAAACTTGCTAAAGCCGGCGTTGGATTTTCTTGAAGCTAAGACCGGCAAACCGGTAGTGGGAGTTATTCCTCATCTTGACCGCCTGGGAATTGATGACGAGGACTCAGTGTCGCTTGAAGATAAGCAGAAGGTGGCTCATACCGGAGAAATTGATATTGCGGTGCTGCGGCTTCCCAAAATATCGAACTTTACTGACTTTGACGCCTTGGCCAGCGAGAGTGATGTTCAGGTAAGATATGTCCGCCAGGGTGAAGTAATCGGCAAGCCTGACCTCATTATCCTGCCCGGCAGCAAGAATACTACCGAAGATTTATTATATTTACGGCAAAATGGCTATGAACAGGAACTTATCAAGCTGGTAAAAAGCGGCACACCGGTTATCGGTATTTGCGGCGGATACCAGATGCTGGGTCGGGAAGTCCAGGACCCTGACCATACTGAATCAAACCTTGATAAAGTGGTGGGCTTGGGTCTTATTGACAGTATTACTGTTTTTGCAGCCGATAAAGTTACCCATCAGGCAACGGCAACCGCCCGCAACCATAAGTTTTTAGGCATTAACTATAGCGGCGACAATCTGACCGGTTATGAAATTCACATGGGCCGTACTCAGTTCATGACGCCTGTGAGTCCTGCCTTTACTATTACCACTCGCTCAGGCAATGACGTGAATATGCCGGACGGAGCCGTTTCAGACGACGGACTGGTAATGGGTACATATATGCACGGCATTTTTGATAATGACGGTTATCGCAGGGCTGTGCTTGATGCGCTTAGGGTGCGTAAAGGTCTTGCGCCTTTGGGAGTTACCCAGGATACTCAGGCCCGCAAAGAAGCCGCCTATGACCGGTTGGCTGACGTTGTCCGCCAGAGTATGGATATGGATTTGGTCTACCGGATTATGAATGGATTTGACGGTAGGTAG
- the cobO_2 gene encoding Corrinoid adenosyltransferase — translation MAVELSQGKIYIFTGPGKGKTTAALGLAVRAAASGTRAAVVQFLKGGGYTGELYSATYLAPNFSIKQFGFGCPIAAEIKAGQALCSKCGRCFRENRNPANNYATQALKYAQDLLNGSVGVLMLDEISHALKHKLISLDAVLKLVTTRPPGVTLVLTGRNMPFELIELAHQASECRIVKHPIDNGIDARRGIEY, via the coding sequence ATGGCTGTAGAGTTGTCACAGGGCAAAATATATATTTTCACCGGCCCCGGCAAAGGTAAAACGACGGCGGCGCTGGGCTTGGCCGTTCGGGCGGCGGCCAGCGGCACACGGGCGGCCGTGGTTCAGTTTTTGAAAGGCGGCGGCTATACCGGCGAATTGTATAGCGCTACCTATCTTGCACCAAATTTTAGCATTAAGCAGTTTGGCTTCGGCTGCCCGATTGCGGCTGAGATAAAAGCCGGCCAAGCCTTATGCAGCAAATGTGGCCGGTGCTTCAGGGAAAACCGCAATCCGGCCAATAATTATGCGACACAGGCACTAAAATATGCTCAGGATTTGCTGAACGGCAGTGTTGGCGTGCTGATGTTGGATGAAATCAGCCATGCTCTAAAGCATAAACTGATAAGTCTTGACGCTGTTCTAAAGTTGGTAACTACCCGACCGCCGGGTGTAACATTAGTGCTTACCGGCCGCAATATGCCGTTTGAACTTATCGAGTTGGCCCACCAAGCCAGCGAGTGCCGGATAGTAAAACATCCTATTGACAACGGCATCGACGCCAGACGCGGCATTGAGTATTAG